The Primulina eburnea isolate SZY01 chromosome 13, ASM2296580v1, whole genome shotgun sequence genome includes a region encoding these proteins:
- the LOC140810286 gene encoding uncharacterized protein, with protein sequence MSSFNKISMFTREDFDDWNIRMQDHLATQDDDIWYVITDGPRKILKENTVVAITDGAPHRIEKPRDEWTAEDKRKSNLDNVAKDILYKLLDKVTFSKIKMCKTAKEIWEKLIQFFEGNEQTKENKLSVAVKKFENIKMNSGESMHEYDEKISSIVNKLNALGKVYSNKEVALKLVRGLPK encoded by the coding sequence atgtcttcattcaacaaaatttcaATGTTCAccagagaagattttgatgattggaatatCAGAATGCAGGATCATCTAGCtacacaagacgatgacatttGGTATGTTATTACAGACGGACCCAGAAAGATATTGAAGGAAAACACTGTTGTTGCCATAACTGATGGGGCACCACATCGTATTGAAAAACCCCGAGATGAATGGACAgctgaagacaagagaaaaTCCAACTTGGACAACGTGGCTAAAGACATATTATACAAATTGCTGGATAAAGtcactttcagcaagataaaaATGTGCAAAACTGCAAAGGAAATTTGGGAGAAACTGATTCAGTTCTTTGAAGGCAATGAGCAAACCAAAGAGAATAAGCTATCTGTTGCTGTTAAAAAGTTTGAAAATATTAAGATGAATAGTGGAGAAtccatgcatgaatatgatgaaaagaTCAGCAGCATAGTAAACAAACTGAATGCACTCGGAAAGGTGTATTCAAATAAAGAGGTAGCACTGAAACTAGTCAGAGGCCTTCCCAAATAA